From the Cryptomeria japonica chromosome 2, Sugi_1.0, whole genome shotgun sequence genome, one window contains:
- the LOC131055019 gene encoding uncharacterized protein LOC131055019 produces the protein MVCIFVSYISSNTIGITCTSGMRRRLLPRRCKWRCSCSSLRTKLVRRLTTLGSNPKPLTTIAVHNVDEDYDLQHSAYLPVKKRMVMGLMTVLFCAHNFYVPVKIAGAATSKRVRLKDVQNPMLQDALRAAVSGSLEDSERIFSDLIAQEPENASVWSNRGSVRVSLNKFEAAVEDLSEAIKLAPQAPVPFLNRAIAYEALGRYQDAIEDCKSAIVNDPEEFAAWYNLGNVDVKVQDYDGALVAYERASTLAPGIAGYRLKQALILFQLNRPEEARKLVEGLVRKYPNYSEARAALAAILWSENRRSGAEEQFTQATIQEPLYRNIGWLNAELQWPPNIVHAMENFLSIE, from the exons ATGGTGTGCATATTCGTTTCCTACATCAGCAGCAACACCATCGGCATCACCTGCACCTCAGGGATGCGAAGGAGGCTTCTCCCGCGCAGATGCAAATGGCGCTGTTCTTGCTCGTCTCTGAGGACCAAATTGGTCCGACGCTTGACGACCCTGGGTTCGAACCCCAAACCTCTCACCACAATCGCCGTGCACAACGTCGATGAGGACTATGACTTGCAACATTCCGCGTATCTGCCTGTAAAGAAGCGCATGGTGATGGGGCTCATGACCGTGTTGTTCTGCGCGCACAATTTCTACGTGCCCGTGAAAATAGCAGGTGCCGCAACGTCCAAGCGTGTCAGGCTCAAGGACGTCCAGAACCCCATGCTTCAGGATGCTCTTAG GGCTGCCGTTTCCGGGAGTCTGGAGGACTCCGAGAGAATATTCTCTGACCTTATTGCGCAGGAGCCGGAGAATGCCAGTGTGTGGTCTAACAGGGGAAGCGTTAGGGTTTCTCTGAATAAATTTGAGGCGGCTGTGGAAGATCTGTCGGAGGCTATCAAGCTCGCTCCGCAAGCCCCCGTTCCGTTTCTCAACCGCGCCATTGCCTACGAG GCACTTGGACGCTACCAGGATGCAATTGAGGACTGCAAATCAGCAATCGTTAATGACCCGGAG GAGTTTGCTGCATGGTACAATCTGGGCAATGTGGATGTTAAAGTTCAGGATTATGATGGAGCCTTGGTTGCATATGAAAGGGCTTCTACTTTAGCACCAGGAATTGCTGGTTATCGATTAAAACAAGCACTAATTCTTTTTCAG TTGAATAGGCCTGAGGAAGCAAGAAAATTAGTAGAAGGTCTTGTTCGTAAATATCCGAACTATTCTGAGGCTCGTGCTGCGCTTGCTGCCATCCTTTGGAGCGAGAATCGTCGAAGTGGGGCTGAAGAGCAGTTTACACAGGCTACCATACAGGAACCACTGTATAGAAATATTGG GTGGTTAAATGCAGAGCTTCAATGGCCACCTAATATTGTTCACGCAATGGAGAACTTCCTCTCCATTGAATAA